A DNA window from Flavisolibacter ginsenosidimutans contains the following coding sequences:
- a CDS encoding glycosyl hydrolase: MKKFILFLALSFCITSSFAQTDLRKVFQSPPDAAKPWVFWYWLNGAVSAEGITADLEAMKRGGVAGAYLMPIKDTTSPSIYPNPARQLSPQWWKMIKFAMSESKRLGLKLAFHVSDGFALAGGPWITPENSMQKVVWSQVNLQGGKVFSDTLPKPKALENYYEDIAVFAFPSLPGTGVSTRTVKPKITTSTGVDAQFLAEPNNTKSFSSDDSCWIQYSFEKPFTLRSLVVKNWLYGRSAYITNHLIIETSDDGKNFHFYTRLEAPRHGWQDWDSDYTHAIPEVTSRYFRFVYSKRGIEPGAEDLDAAKWKASLNIKGLGLSSEPRIHQYEGKNGEVWRVSKRTTDTQLSSQDFVSLKNIIDITKYLDKAGKLTWNVPAGNWTIIRIGHTSTGHRNETGGGGKGLECDKFSPDAVTLQFNNWFGEIMKQGGATAKEVVKIFHVDSWECGSQNWSKNFREEFKKRRGYDLYAYLPVMAGIPVESNKVSEGVLYDVRRTISDLLNDKFYGTLQTLAHKAGMQFSAESVAPTMLSDGMQHYAKVDLPMGEFWLRSPTHDKPNDMLDAISGAHVYGKNIIQAEAFTEIRQAFDEHPGMLKALADRNFALGINRLVFHVFMHNPWLAKKPGVTLDAIGLLFQRDQTWWPRVSVWTDYIKRCQGLLQMGKPVTDIAVFTGEEYPRRSLLPERLVPTLPGLFGKEAAEREAKRLANEGVPTRKPENGVTYVANTSDAQLWNDPLRGYAYDSYNPDALLNLSSVRGNNISLSTGANYKLLVVPDVHKMLPDSGSLSVEAAKKIVALAKDGATVLLANEGKITFGLKDDKSELQKVFASFSANSTNGSTHVVGKGKVITGVFNQKSLEGLSIAPDFMATTDNGNRADSLVWTHRAGKDFDIYFVSNQAAAARDLTLSLRVAGKVPQLWNAVDGSITTASEWTMSEGRTELPVHLEGYGSVFVVLQQPTKKAAKAPASERKVVATITSPWTVNFDPALGGPAKPLTWPTLMDWSRSEDSAVRYYSGAAVYQNTFSWKPGKRAAHVWLNLGEVANMATVWVNDKLCGTIWTAPYRLPITNALKPGVNKIKIEVINTWANRMIGDARLPVERRISSTVYPFKMEGKVLLRAGLLGPVRVESFYK; the protein is encoded by the coding sequence ATGAAAAAATTCATCCTCTTCCTGGCTCTCTCATTCTGCATCACCTCTTCGTTTGCACAAACTGATTTACGCAAGGTTTTTCAATCGCCACCCGATGCCGCAAAGCCCTGGGTATTTTGGTATTGGCTGAACGGCGCTGTTTCTGCTGAAGGCATCACCGCCGATTTGGAAGCAATGAAAAGAGGCGGCGTTGCCGGTGCTTATCTCATGCCGATTAAAGACACAACGTCTCCGTCCATTTATCCTAATCCTGCACGACAACTTTCCCCGCAATGGTGGAAGATGATAAAGTTTGCGATGAGCGAAAGCAAACGTTTAGGATTGAAATTGGCCTTTCACGTAAGCGACGGTTTTGCCTTGGCCGGCGGGCCTTGGATTACACCGGAGAACTCCATGCAAAAAGTGGTGTGGTCACAAGTGAATCTTCAAGGCGGAAAAGTTTTTTCAGACACGCTGCCCAAACCTAAGGCACTTGAAAATTATTACGAAGACATTGCCGTATTTGCGTTTCCCTCTTTGCCCGGCACAGGAGTTTCAACAAGAACAGTCAAGCCAAAAATCACCACCAGCACCGGCGTTGATGCGCAATTTTTGGCTGAGCCTAATAACACAAAATCATTTTCCAGCGACGACTCCTGCTGGATTCAATACAGCTTTGAAAAACCCTTTACCCTTCGTTCCCTCGTGGTAAAAAACTGGCTCTACGGCCGCAGTGCTTACATCACCAATCATCTGATTATTGAAACAAGTGACGACGGAAAGAACTTTCATTTTTATACACGCCTCGAAGCGCCTCGTCACGGCTGGCAGGATTGGGACAGCGATTACACGCATGCAATCCCTGAAGTCACGAGCCGCTATTTCCGTTTTGTTTACAGCAAGCGTGGCATCGAACCCGGTGCGGAAGATTTGGATGCGGCTAAGTGGAAAGCTTCGCTGAACATTAAAGGACTTGGGCTTTCATCAGAGCCACGCATTCATCAATACGAAGGCAAGAACGGCGAGGTGTGGCGGGTGAGCAAGCGCACAACCGATACCCAACTATCATCACAAGATTTTGTGTCGTTGAAGAACATCATTGACATCACAAAATACTTGGACAAGGCCGGTAAGCTTACCTGGAATGTTCCCGCCGGTAATTGGACAATCATTCGCATTGGTCACACGTCAACCGGACATAGAAACGAAACTGGCGGTGGCGGCAAAGGATTGGAGTGCGACAAGTTCAGTCCCGATGCCGTAACGCTTCAATTCAACAACTGGTTTGGTGAGATTATGAAGCAGGGCGGTGCCACGGCCAAAGAAGTCGTGAAGATTTTTCATGTGGACAGTTGGGAATGCGGCAGCCAAAACTGGTCGAAAAATTTCAGGGAAGAATTTAAAAAGCGGCGAGGCTATGACCTTTATGCTTACCTGCCCGTGATGGCTGGCATCCCCGTAGAAAGCAACAAGGTTTCCGAAGGCGTTTTGTACGATGTGCGGCGCACCATATCCGATTTGCTGAACGATAAGTTTTACGGCACGCTGCAAACATTGGCACACAAAGCCGGCATGCAGTTCAGTGCGGAAAGCGTGGCGCCAACGATGCTGAGCGACGGCATGCAACACTACGCAAAAGTTGATTTGCCCATGGGTGAATTCTGGTTGCGCAGTCCAACGCACGACAAGCCGAACGACATGCTGGACGCCATCAGCGGGGCGCATGTGTACGGCAAGAACATCATTCAAGCAGAAGCCTTTACCGAAATACGACAGGCCTTTGATGAACATCCCGGCATGTTGAAAGCGCTGGCTGATCGGAATTTTGCGCTGGGCATTAACCGCCTCGTGTTTCATGTGTTCATGCACAATCCCTGGTTAGCCAAAAAGCCCGGCGTGACGCTGGATGCAATTGGCCTGTTGTTTCAGCGTGACCAAACTTGGTGGCCGAGAGTGAGTGTGTGGACGGATTACATCAAACGTTGCCAGGGCCTGTTGCAAATGGGCAAGCCAGTAACGGACATTGCGGTGTTCACCGGTGAAGAATATCCCCGCCGTTCCCTGTTGCCCGAACGACTGGTGCCAACGCTACCCGGCTTGTTTGGCAAAGAAGCGGCGGAGCGTGAAGCGAAGCGTTTGGCCAACGAAGGCGTGCCCACACGCAAGCCGGAAAACGGTGTGACTTACGTTGCCAATACAAGCGATGCGCAACTATGGAACGACCCGTTGCGTGGTTATGCTTATGATTCGTACAATCCCGATGCGCTGTTGAATTTATCGAGTGTGAGAGGGAATAATATTTCATTGAGCACCGGCGCTAACTACAAATTGTTGGTGGTACCGGATGTGCACAAGATGCTGCCCGATAGCGGCTCGTTGTCGGTGGAAGCGGCGAAGAAGATTGTGGCATTGGCGAAAGATGGTGCAACGGTGTTGTTGGCGAATGAAGGCAAGATAACGTTTGGATTGAAAGACGACAAGAGTGAATTGCAAAAGGTCTTTGCCTCTTTTTCTGCCAACAGCACGAACGGTTCAACGCATGTAGTTGGAAAAGGAAAAGTCATTACCGGTGTGTTTAACCAAAAGTCGTTGGAAGGATTAAGCATTGCGCCGGATTTTATGGCAACAACGGACAATGGCAATCGTGCGGATAGCCTGGTGTGGACGCACCGTGCGGGAAAAGACTTCGATATTTATTTTGTTTCGAACCAGGCGGCTGCGGCAAGAGACCTTACTCTTTCACTGCGGGTGGCGGGCAAGGTGCCCCAGTTGTGGAATGCGGTTGACGGAAGTATAACCACAGCAAGCGAATGGACGATGAGCGAAGGCAGAACGGAATTGCCGGTTCATTTGGAAGGCTACGGTTCCGTGTTTGTAGTGTTGCAACAACCGACAAAGAAGGCAGCAAAAGCACCGGCGAGTGAAAGAAAGGTGGTTGCAACCATTACCTCACCGTGGACGGTAAACTTTGACCCAGCGCTTGGCGGACCGGCGAAACCCTTGACCTGGCCAACGTTGATGGACTGGAGCAGGAGCGAAGATTCTGCCGTGCGGTATTATTCCGGCGCGGCGGTTTACCAAAATACATTTAGCTGGAAGCCGGGGAAAAGGGCTGCGCATGTTTGGCTGAACCTTGGCGAGGTAGCGAACATGGCAACAGTTTGGGTGAACGACAAGCTTTGCGGAACGATTTGGACGGCGCCTTACCGCCTGCCCATAACAAACGCCTTGAAACCCGGCGTAAACAAGATAAAGATTGAAGTGATCAACACCTGGGCCAACCGGATGATTGGTGATGCAAGACTGCCGGTTGAAAGGCGAATCAGCAGCACGGTTTATCCCTTTAAGATGGAAGGGAAGGTTTTGTTGCGGGCGGGGTTGTTAGGGCCGGTGAGGGTAGAGAGTTTTTACAAATAA
- the fucP gene encoding L-fucose:H+ symporter permease, protein MAQLPIETVSQAVTNSSNGNATNKKLYLIPFILVISLFFLWGMVHNLDSILIPHLKKACELNNRQSTLIDTAVYLAYFLMAIPAGMLVKKWGYKKGIIGGLCVAAAGALLFYPAANARSFELFLFALFIIGCGIATLETAANPYAAVLGPQESAGIRLNLAAAFNGSAAFVAAIVGRTFILSGIEKTKNELASMSPEAKLAYLNTESSAVKIPYLVLAGGFVLVAVLFSLFHFPEVKSESKSAKLSQFAKAFRHKHLTWAVIAQFFYVGAQVCITSFFIRMAKQGGGIDEKAAAAFLGVYGFLFMGGRFIGTFFLKFIKQQKLLLIYAVICTALCATAILIDGKLAVYALCGLGFFVSIMFPTIFSLGIVDLGEDTKIGSSLLIMSIIGGAIFPYIMGTIIDLSGDKIQPGYIVPLLCFLVIIYFSLKGYKPREHEKPVVLS, encoded by the coding sequence ATGGCACAACTGCCGATTGAAACCGTTTCGCAAGCAGTAACAAATTCATCCAACGGTAACGCGACGAACAAAAAGCTTTACCTGATTCCTTTCATTTTGGTTATCTCGCTTTTCTTTTTGTGGGGCATGGTGCACAATCTCGATTCCATTTTAATTCCGCACTTAAAGAAAGCTTGCGAATTAAACAACCGCCAATCAACCCTGATTGACACGGCTGTTTATTTGGCTTATTTTCTTATGGCCATTCCCGCGGGGATGTTGGTGAAAAAATGGGGCTACAAGAAGGGCATCATTGGTGGCTTGTGCGTGGCTGCGGCTGGCGCCTTGTTGTTTTATCCTGCCGCTAATGCCAGAAGTTTTGAACTCTTTCTTTTTGCCTTGTTTATTATTGGTTGCGGCATTGCAACATTGGAAACCGCCGCCAACCCTTACGCGGCGGTATTAGGTCCACAGGAAAGTGCGGGCATTCGCTTGAACCTTGCGGCGGCCTTCAACGGTTCGGCTGCATTTGTTGCGGCTATCGTTGGGAGAACGTTTATTCTTTCCGGCATTGAAAAGACAAAAAATGAATTGGCAAGCATGTCGCCGGAAGCAAAACTTGCTTACTTAAATACGGAATCATCGGCAGTGAAGATTCCTTACCTCGTGCTTGCCGGTGGCTTTGTTTTGGTGGCTGTTCTTTTCAGCCTTTTTCATTTCCCTGAAGTAAAGTCCGAATCAAAAAGTGCGAAGCTTTCGCAGTTTGCAAAAGCCTTTCGTCACAAGCATCTGACGTGGGCGGTGATTGCACAATTCTTTTACGTGGGCGCACAGGTTTGCATTACTTCGTTCTTTATTCGCATGGCAAAACAAGGCGGCGGTATTGACGAAAAAGCAGCTGCTGCCTTCCTTGGTGTTTACGGTTTTTTGTTCATGGGCGGACGGTTCATCGGCACGTTCTTCTTGAAATTTATAAAGCAACAAAAGCTGTTGCTTATTTACGCTGTCATCTGCACAGCGCTCTGCGCCACGGCCATTTTAATTGACGGAAAGCTGGCTGTGTATGCCTTGTGCGGTCTGGGTTTCTTCGTGTCCATCATGTTCCCCACCATTTTTTCTTTGGGCATTGTTGACCTGGGCGAAGACACGAAGATTGGTTCGTCGCTGCTGATTATGTCCATCATTGGCGGCGCCATTTTCCCCTACATCATGGGAACCATTATTGATTTAAGCGGCGATAAAATACAACCTGGTTACATCGTGCCGCTGCTTTGCTTTTTGGTGATTATTTATTTTTCGCTGAAAGGTTACAAGCCACGAGAACACGAAAAGCCTGTGGTATTGAGTTGA
- a CDS encoding MaoC/PaaZ C-terminal domain-containing protein, whose amino-acid sequence MYFKSIFFEDYELGSKRVTLGRTITETDFVVHAGHTGDFFPHHMDEEWCKTQPFKKRIAHGTMIFSIGIGLTASEINPEAFSKGYDRLRFVKPVHIGDTIHSEITISEKSEAKKPEYGSVTEHVEVINQHGEVVLVCDHLLLAKRKTTTA is encoded by the coding sequence ATGTATTTCAAATCCATTTTTTTTGAAGATTACGAATTGGGTTCAAAGCGTGTAACGCTTGGCCGGACAATCACTGAAACAGACTTCGTGGTCCATGCCGGCCATACCGGTGATTTCTTTCCGCACCACATGGACGAAGAATGGTGCAAAACGCAGCCCTTTAAAAAACGCATCGCCCACGGCACCATGATTTTCAGCATCGGCATCGGCTTAACGGCTTCCGAAATCAATCCCGAAGCTTTTTCAAAAGGCTATGATCGCTTGCGTTTTGTAAAGCCTGTCCACATCGGCGATACCATTCATTCGGAAATCACCATCAGCGAAAAAAGCGAGGCAAAAAAACCCGAATACGGTTCGGTAACGGAGCATGTTGAAGTCATTAACCAGCATGGCGAAGTCGTGCTGGTTTGTGACCATTTGCTCCTGGCCAAGAGAAAGACAACTACTGCGTAA
- a CDS encoding Gfo/Idh/MocA family protein, whose amino-acid sequence MNIPYKPELPKTVQPIVIIGAGGIVGDAHLPAYRKAGFTVFGITNRTKERAQKLAAQFSIPQVFDTVADAVAAAPSNAVYDLTIMPEQFVETLEQLPDGSAVLIQKPMGDNLAQAQQILEVCRKKNLVAAINFQLRFAPFVSAARYLIENNFIGELYDVEVRVTINTPWEIFPHVMVHPRLEILYHSVHYIDLIRSFLGNPKTVMAKTYKHPAKPLSSSRSTIVMDYGDTLRAVINTNHDHDFGARHQESFIKWEGTKGAVKAKMGLLMDYPRGVPDVFEYCLLDEGKEWKTVSLEGSWFPEAFVGTMASLMRYKEGSSSKLLTSVEDVINTMAVVEAAYNSSEQGGVPISRLQDSGKTSFITHNS is encoded by the coding sequence ATGAACATACCCTACAAGCCCGAATTGCCAAAAACAGTGCAGCCCATCGTCATCATTGGCGCCGGTGGCATTGTGGGCGACGCACATTTGCCCGCTTATCGAAAAGCCGGGTTTACCGTGTTTGGCATTACCAATCGCACAAAAGAAAGAGCGCAAAAATTAGCCGCGCAATTTTCCATTCCGCAGGTTTTCGATACCGTTGCCGATGCCGTTGCAGCCGCGCCTTCAAACGCAGTGTATGACCTTACCATCATGCCCGAACAGTTTGTAGAAACGCTTGAGCAATTGCCCGATGGCAGTGCCGTGTTGATTCAAAAACCAATGGGCGATAACCTGGCGCAGGCGCAGCAGATTTTGGAAGTCTGCCGCAAAAAAAACCTTGTTGCCGCCATCAATTTTCAATTACGCTTTGCACCTTTTGTCAGTGCAGCCCGTTATCTAATCGAAAACAATTTCATCGGCGAATTGTACGACGTGGAAGTTCGCGTTACCATCAACACGCCCTGGGAAATTTTCCCGCACGTAATGGTACATCCGCGGCTGGAGATTCTTTACCATAGCGTTCATTACATTGACCTGATTCGCTCGTTTTTGGGCAATCCAAAAACGGTAATGGCAAAGACTTACAAACATCCCGCAAAGCCGCTTTCCTCTTCGCGTTCAACGATTGTAATGGACTACGGCGATACGCTTCGTGCCGTCATCAATACCAATCACGATCACGATTTTGGCGCACGGCACCAGGAAAGCTTTATCAAGTGGGAAGGAACAAAAGGCGCTGTCAAAGCCAAAATGGGATTGTTGATGGATTATCCGCGAGGCGTGCCTGATGTGTTTGAATACTGTTTGCTTGACGAAGGCAAGGAATGGAAAACAGTTTCGCTTGAAGGTTCATGGTTTCCCGAAGCTTTCGTGGGCACGATGGCAAGCCTGATGCGCTATAAAGAAGGATCATCTTCGAAATTGCTGACAAGTGTGGAAGACGTAATCAATACAATGGCCGTAGTAGAAGCGGCATACAATTCCAGCGAACAAGGCGGTGTGCCGATTTCAAGGTTGCAGGATTCAGGCAAGACGTCATTCATAACTCATAACTCATAA
- a CDS encoding AraC family transcriptional regulator, with product MKTIAKEGSYKNIWHGTGRQRIEIPKTVLKAQVLSNALLQSLYVASLGYYPQAKGHYTYRKKGLPENFLFFCVDGKGWYKIGNERFDVSPNEFFILPQNVEHAYGSNEYEPWSIYWIHFGGTSLADFNALPTVKEHCRPAHIKTSDNIVALFNKIYKTLESGYSIDNLVFSNFCLSHFLTLFLYNGKHFDAGVGKPGIIDDAIRFMQDNINNNLTLQDLCDHFHYSSSRFSSLFKQRTGYSPIDYFIQLKMQKASQALDFTDQSIKDIAAEFGFDDPYYFSRRFRKTIGVSPKKYRSIRKD from the coding sequence ATGAAAACAATTGCCAAAGAAGGCTCGTATAAAAACATCTGGCACGGCACCGGACGGCAACGGATTGAAATTCCAAAAACGGTGCTGAAAGCGCAGGTACTCAGCAACGCCTTGTTGCAATCGCTTTACGTTGCCAGCCTTGGTTATTACCCCCAAGCCAAAGGGCATTACACGTACCGCAAAAAAGGCTTGCCCGAAAACTTTCTTTTCTTTTGCGTGGACGGAAAGGGCTGGTACAAGATCGGCAACGAACGTTTTGACGTAAGCCCCAACGAATTTTTTATTTTGCCGCAAAACGTAGAACATGCTTACGGAAGCAATGAATACGAGCCCTGGAGCATTTATTGGATTCACTTCGGCGGCACGTCGCTTGCCGACTTTAACGCCTTGCCGACGGTGAAAGAACATTGCCGCCCGGCGCACATTAAAACAAGCGACAACATTGTGGCTTTGTTCAACAAAATTTACAAAACGCTTGAATCGGGTTACAGCATTGACAACCTTGTTTTTTCCAACTTTTGCCTCTCGCATTTCCTGACGCTTTTTCTTTACAACGGCAAGCACTTTGACGCCGGCGTCGGCAAGCCGGGCATCATTGACGATGCCATTCGTTTTATGCAGGACAACATCAACAACAATCTTACGCTGCAAGACCTTTGCGACCATTTTCATTATTCATCGTCGCGGTTTTCCAGTCTTTTCAAACAACGAACGGGTTATTCGCCCATTGATTATTTTATTCAGCTTAAAATGCAAAAGGCCAGCCAGGCACTTGACTTCACCGACCAATCCATCAAAGACATTGCGGCTGAATTTGGCTTCGACGATCCGTATTATTTTTCGCGGCGCTTTCGCAAAACCATCGGCGTTTCGCCCAAGAAGTACCGTTCTATTCGCAAAGACTGA
- a CDS encoding amidohydrolase family protein, with protein sequence MAQRIIDTHLHVWNFDKAYYLWLEGDTSILNRTHHIEEVEEEQKKVGVTGVVLVQSANNYEDTDWMLEVAERKESVVGVVGWLPLMQSDQTQELLETKYLRNKYFKGMRHLIHDETDPRWLLQEEVLESLKILAENNLPFDVVGVLPEHIETVLKVAQKVPSLKMVFDHLNHPPIASGEKFGRWGDLMKEASALPNFFAKISGLGTVTKKQDWSAEDIKSCVAFALENFGADRCFCGGDWPVSLLAGSYAYTWNVYKSVIDSLLPEAQREKVYAGNAVSFYNL encoded by the coding sequence ATGGCGCAGCGAATTATTGATACGCATTTGCACGTTTGGAATTTTGACAAGGCTTATTACTTGTGGCTGGAAGGCGATACGTCCATTCTTAACCGTACGCATCACATTGAAGAAGTAGAAGAGGAGCAAAAAAAAGTTGGTGTAACCGGCGTGGTGCTCGTGCAATCGGCAAACAATTATGAAGACACGGATTGGATGTTGGAAGTGGCCGAAAGAAAAGAATCCGTTGTAGGCGTGGTAGGTTGGTTGCCGCTGATGCAATCCGATCAAACGCAAGAATTGTTGGAAACAAAATATTTGCGCAACAAGTATTTCAAAGGCATGCGTCACCTCATTCACGACGAAACCGACCCGCGTTGGTTGTTGCAGGAAGAGGTGCTAGAAAGCCTGAAAATATTGGCGGAGAACAATCTTCCGTTCGACGTGGTTGGCGTATTGCCGGAACACATCGAAACCGTGCTGAAGGTTGCGCAAAAAGTTCCTTCGTTAAAAATGGTTTTCGATCACCTGAACCATCCGCCAATTGCAAGCGGAGAAAAGTTTGGCCGTTGGGGCGACCTGATGAAAGAAGCGTCGGCCCTTCCAAATTTCTTCGCGAAGATTTCCGGTTTGGGTACGGTAACAAAAAAACAAGATTGGTCGGCAGAAGACATTAAGTCCTGTGTGGCCTTTGCGCTGGAAAACTTTGGCGCAGATCGTTGCTTTTGCGGTGGCGACTGGCCTGTGTCTTTATTGGCCGGAAGCTATGCGTACACATGGAATGTCTATAAAAGCGTGATTGATTCCCTGTTGCCTGAGGCACAACGAGAGAAAGTGTACGCAGGCAATGCGGTTTCTTTTTACAATCTTTAA
- a CDS encoding CaiB/BaiF CoA transferase family protein translates to MNLLEDIVVIDFSQFLSGPSAGLRLADMGARVIKIERRGVGDICRELYVSDVMIEGESTIFHAINRNKESYMADLKDTDDLHNVKELLKSADVLLHNFRPGVMERLGLGYETVKELNPSLVYAEISGYGNEGPWRDLPGQDLLLQSVSGLAWLSNNNSDTPTPMGVAVADILAGTHIAQGILAALFQKTITGEGALVQVSMLESVLDFQFEVLTCFYNDGNELPVRSNVNNGHAYIAAPYGIYKTANGYLALAMGDILRLADLLKCEGLKVFTDKKEWFSKRDEIKKELAQHLKTGTTEQWLSILQPADIWCAQVLNYDELMKEEGYKVLNMELKVKTSNGLEITTTRCPIRVDGQLLVSPVGAPQLGEHNAQIEAEFLPSQVVLKN, encoded by the coding sequence ATGAATTTGTTAGAGGACATTGTTGTGATAGATTTCAGCCAGTTTCTTTCCGGGCCGTCTGCCGGTTTGCGCCTGGCCGATATGGGTGCACGGGTTATAAAAATTGAACGCCGAGGCGTGGGCGACATTTGCCGCGAACTGTATGTGTCGGATGTGATGATTGAAGGCGAGTCAACCATCTTTCACGCCATCAACCGCAACAAGGAAAGTTACATGGCCGATTTAAAAGACACCGATGATTTGCACAACGTCAAAGAGCTTTTAAAAAGCGCCGATGTGCTGCTGCACAATTTCCGTCCCGGCGTGATGGAGCGTTTGGGCCTCGGATACGAAACGGTGAAAGAACTGAATCCATCGTTGGTGTATGCGGAGATTAGCGGGTATGGCAACGAAGGGCCCTGGAGAGATTTACCCGGTCAGGACTTGCTTTTGCAGTCGGTTTCGGGCCTTGCGTGGTTAAGCAACAACAACAGCGACACGCCAACGCCGATGGGCGTTGCCGTTGCCGACATACTTGCCGGTACACACATTGCGCAAGGCATTTTAGCTGCGCTTTTTCAGAAAACAATTACCGGCGAGGGCGCATTGGTGCAAGTAAGCATGCTGGAAAGCGTGTTGGATTTTCAATTTGAAGTGTTGACCTGCTTTTACAACGACGGCAATGAACTGCCGGTGCGCAGCAACGTAAACAACGGCCACGCTTACATTGCAGCGCCGTACGGCATTTACAAAACAGCAAACGGTTATCTTGCGTTGGCGATGGGTGATATCTTGCGCCTTGCTGATTTGTTGAAATGCGAAGGCTTGAAAGTCTTCACCGATAAAAAAGAATGGTTCAGCAAACGCGACGAGATAAAAAAGGAATTGGCGCAGCACTTAAAAACCGGCACTACCGAACAGTGGTTGTCCATTTTGCAACCCGCCGACATTTGGTGCGCACAAGTGCTCAACTATGACGAGTTGATGAAAGAAGAAGGCTACAAAGTGTTGAACATGGAGTTGAAAGTCAAGACGAGCAACGGTCTTGAAATTACAACAACGCGTTGTCCTATCCGGGTGGACGGACAGTTGTTGGTTTCTCCTGTCGGCGCTCCGCAACTGGGTGAGCACAACGCGCAAATTGAGGCCGAGTTCCTTCCGTCGCAAGTCGTTTTAAAAAATTAA
- a CDS encoding CaiB/BaiF CoA transferase family protein: MKHLPLKGLKVLEFSQYLSGPSAGLRLADMGARVIKIERPKGGDACRQLAIKNMWADESSLLFHTINRNKESFAADLKNPDDLLWIKRLIKEADVVTHNFRPGVMEKVGLDYASAKAINPKIIYAEITGYGKEGPWKDKPGQDLLLQSLSGLVYTSGNENDDPVPFGIAIADILCGAHLVQGILAALIRRQKKGVGALIEVSLLESLLDFQFELLTTYYSSGEQPRRSRFSNGHPLLSAPYGIFEITDGFLAIAMVPLAKLANALDCAPLRNFSQEEAFSRRDEIKELLAQFLKQHSASHWLRKLQQHDIWSMQVLNWREMKAQEAYRVLQMEQTINVDGKNIVTTRCPVRINGERLFSKRPAPKLGEHTERLKAELLNVTT; encoded by the coding sequence ATGAAACACCTGCCATTAAAAGGACTGAAAGTTTTAGAATTCAGTCAATACTTATCGGGACCATCCGCTGGTTTGCGGCTGGCCGATATGGGTGCACGGGTTATAAAAATTGAACGTCCAAAAGGTGGTGATGCCTGTCGGCAGTTGGCCATCAAGAACATGTGGGCCGACGAAAGCAGTTTACTTTTTCACACCATCAACCGCAACAAAGAAAGCTTTGCGGCCGATTTAAAAAATCCGGATGATCTGCTTTGGATAAAAAGGCTTATTAAAGAAGCCGATGTTGTCACGCACAATTTCCGTCCGGGTGTAATGGAAAAAGTGGGGCTGGATTATGCTTCTGCAAAAGCTATCAACCCAAAAATTATTTACGCGGAAATAACGGGTTACGGCAAAGAAGGTCCGTGGAAAGACAAGCCCGGTCAAGACCTGTTGTTGCAATCTCTTTCGGGATTGGTTTACACCAGCGGAAACGAGAACGATGACCCGGTTCCGTTCGGCATTGCCATTGCGGATATTTTGTGTGGAGCGCATTTGGTGCAGGGCATTTTGGCCGCCCTCATTCGCCGCCAGAAAAAAGGCGTTGGCGCTTTGATTGAAGTCAGCTTGCTGGAATCTTTACTGGACTTTCAATTTGAATTACTCACGACTTATTATTCCAGCGGCGAGCAACCGCGCCGAAGCCGCTTTAGCAACGGTCATCCCTTGCTCAGTGCACCCTATGGCATCTTTGAAATTACCGATGGCTTTTTGGCCATTGCCATGGTGCCTCTTGCAAAACTCGCTAACGCGTTGGACTGTGCACCGCTTCGCAATTTTTCGCAGGAAGAGGCCTTTAGTCGCCGTGACGAGATCAAAGAACTTCTTGCCCAATTTTTAAAACAACATTCCGCTTCCCACTGGTTGCGCAAATTGCAGCAGCACGACATCTGGTCCATGCAGGTTTTGAACTGGCGCGAAATGAAAGCACAGGAAGCCTACCGGGTTTTGCAGATGGAACAAACCATTAACGTTGACGGAAAGAATATAGTTACTACACGTTGCCCGGTGCGCATCAACGGCGAACGGTTGTTTTCAAAACGGCCCGCGCCAAAATTGGGCGAGCACACCGAAAGGCTTAAAGCCGAACTTCTAAATGTAACGACATGA